A DNA window from Pithys albifrons albifrons isolate INPA30051 chromosome 7, PitAlb_v1, whole genome shotgun sequence contains the following coding sequences:
- the LOC139674276 gene encoding olfactory receptor 14A16-like: protein MFNSSSISQFLLLPLADTRQLQLLHFWLFLGISLAALLGNGLIISAIACDHHLHTPMHFFLLNLSLTDLGCICTTVPKAMHNSLWDTTTISYMGCAAQVFFFLFFIMTEFYLLTIMCYDRYVAICKPLHYGTLLGSRACAHMAAAAWASGFLNALLHTANTFSLPLCHGNALGQFFCEIPHILKLSCSQSYLRKIGLIVVTALSVFGCFIFIVFSYVQIFRAVLRIPSEQGRHKAFSTCLPHLAVVSLFVITGIFSNLKPPSISSPVLDLVVSVLYSVAPPALNPLIYSLRNKEIKDALCKAFEHSPLQIKISNYPTGAPIVPQE from the coding sequence atgttcaacagcagctccatcagccagttcctcctcctgccactggcagacacgcggcagctgcagctcctgcacttctggctcttcctgggcatctccctggctgccctcctgggcaacggcctcatcatcagcgccatagcctgcgaccaccacctgcacacccccatgcacttcttcctgctcaacctgtccctcacagacctgggctgcatctgcaccactgtccccaaagccatgcacaactccctctgggacaccacaaccatctcctacatgggatgtgctgcacaggtgtttttctttctgttcttcatcatGACAGAGTTTtatctcctcaccatcatgtgctacgaccgctacgttgccatctgcaaacccctgcactacgggaccctcctgggcagcagagcttgtgcccacatggcagcagctgcctgggccagtggctttctcaatgctctgctgcacacagccaatacattttccctgcccctgtgccatggcaatgccctgggccagttcttctgtgaaatccctcaCATCCTCAAACTCTCCTGCTCACAATCCTACCTCAGGAAAATTGGGCTCATTGTGGTTACTGCCTTATCAGTTTttggctgtttcattttcatagttttctcctatgtgcagatcttcagggctgtgctgaggatcccctctgagcagggacggcacaaagccttttccacgtgcctccctcacctggctgtggtctccctgtttgtcatCACTGGCATATTTTCTAACCtcaagcctccctccatctcatCCCCAGTTCTAGATCTGGTAGTttcagttctgtactcagtggCTCCTCCAGCAttgaaccccctcatctacagcctgagaaacaaggaaatcAAGGATGCCCTCTGCAAAGCCTTTGAACACAGTCCACTTCAGATTAAGATTTCCAATTACCCCACTGGGGCTCCAATTGTGCCTCAAGAATAG